The proteins below are encoded in one region of Oncorhynchus nerka isolate Pitt River linkage group LG15, Oner_Uvic_2.0, whole genome shotgun sequence:
- the osgn1 gene encoding LOW QUALITY PROTEIN: oxidative stress induced growth inhibitor 1 (The sequence of the model RefSeq protein was modified relative to this genomic sequence to represent the inferred CDS: inserted 1 base in 1 codon) gives MDLQNKDILPREILPVVVIGNGPSGICLSYLLSGYTPYLSPEGTHPNPLLQGKLDQQPHLSLLELDLEYLCEGLEGRSSNPVAVLFDSLLLPDSDFGLDHASXLLWRYEPERATPHLVLGKGPPGGAWHAMEGSMLTLSLANWMELPGLKLKEWMREKRRNVRNDRATPAEIASYYQHYVNQMGLEDSFACGTTVTSIQRVNCEGASSRSFWKVQGTQKREADELGEGSLSEVPFIVCADSVVLATGTHDIPARLGVEGEGLPFVCHSFWELEAAISRGQLDHTSDPVLVVGAGLTAADAVLAAHHLNTPVYHAFRRSVTDPGLIFNQLPKLLYPEYHKVHQMMTQQQQHGQDIPSSGGMGTLVDQQENNTASMSTGSYPGYVSLPKHRVVAFKPDRKCVLEGEDGCRTVLQVSMALVLIGAHPNLSFLPENGRPLGLNPQEPITCRRNPLEVDPYTYESVSEGGLYAMGPLVGENFVRFLKGGALAIASDLAKKQRAKEENLTTLRVS, from the exons atggaccTGCAAAATAAAGATATCCTTCCCAGAGAGATTCTGCCAGTTGTTGTCATCG GTAACGGCCCCTCGGGCATCTGCCTGTCATATCTGTTGTCAGGTTACACCCCCTACCTGTCTCCAGAGGGCACTCACCCTAACCCCCTACTGCAAGGCAAGCTGGATCAACAGCCTCATTTGTCATTGTTGGAGCTG GACCTGGAGTACCTGTGTGAGGGACTAGAGGGCCGCTCCTCCAACCCTGTGGCTGTGCTGTTTGACTCCCTGCTCCTGCCCGACAGTGACTTTGGGCTGGACCATGCCT CCCTGCTTTGGCGCTACGAACCGGAGCGGGCCACCCCACACCTGGTGCTTGGCAAAGGACCTCCAGGAGGAGCCTGGCAT GCGATGGAAGGCTCCATGCTCACTCTCAGCCTGGCTAACTGGATGGAACTGCCCGGCCTGAAGCTTAAGGAGTGGATGAGAGAAAAGCGCAG GAACGTCCGTAACGACAGGGCCACCCCCGCCGAAATTGCCTCCTACTACCAGCACTATGTCAACCAGATGGGCTTGGAGGACAGCTTCGCCTGCGGCACCACCGTCACCTCCATACAGAGGGTGAACTGCGAGGGGGCCAGCAGCCGTTCCTTTTGGAAAGTCCAGGGGACCCAGAAGAGGGAGGCTGACGAGCTGGGGGAAGGAAGTCTGTCAGAGGTCCCCTTTATAGTATGCGCAGACTCCGTGGTTCTGGCCACGGGCACCCATGACATCCCGGCCCGTCTGGGTGTGGAAGGTGAGGGTCTCCCCTTCGTGTGCCACAGCTTCtgggagctggaggcagcaatcTCCAGAGGCCAGCTGGACCACACCTCAGACCCGGTACTGGTGGTGGGAGCCGGGCTGACAGCGGCCGACGCTGTCCTGGCAGCTCACCACCTCAACACGCCTGTGTACCACGCCTTCCGGCGCTCGGTCACCGACCCAGGCCTCATCTTCAACCAGCTTCCCAAGCTCCTCTACCCTGAGTACCACAAGGTGCACCAGATGAtgacacagcagcagcagcatggccaagACATCCCCAGCTCTGGGGGAATGGGCACCCTGGTGGACCAACAGGAAAACAACACCGCCTCCATGTCCACTGGCTCCTACCCAGGCTACGTCAGTCTGCCCAAACACCGGGTGGTGGCCTTCAAGCCTGACAGGAAGTGCGTGCTGGAGGGGGAGGACGGATGTCGCACCGTGCTGCAGGTCTCCATGGCCCTGGTGCTGATTGGCGCCCACCCCAACCTGTCCTTCCTCCCTGAGAACGGACGGCCCCTCGGCCTCAACCCCCAGGAGCCAATCACGTGCCGGCGGAACCCCCTGGAAGTTGACCCATACACGTACGAGTCTGTGTCAGAGGGGGGGCTGTACGCCATGGGGCCTCTAGTTGGGGAGAACTTTGTCCGCTTCCTCAAGGGGGGAGCTTTAGCCATCGCTAGCGACCTCGCCAAGAAGCAGCGGGCCAAGGAGGAGAATCTCACCACCCTGCGTGTGTCCTAG